Part of the Pseudomonas abietaniphila genome is shown below.
TCACATCCAGATCCCCCAGATCCCGCAGCTCATCCAGCGCATCCTCATGCAGCACCGCGCACACTTCGCCCGTTTCGCGATGCAGGATGCGGAGGTACGGGTGAGGCCGATCCAGCCAGGCGTCGATCAGATAGGTCATGTTCATTCTCCTTGAAGGTTTCCAATGAGAATAATTCTTATCTGTGGAATAGCAAGGATGTATTTGAGATTAATTCTCATTGTGTGCGGTCGATGCAGGCAAGTCACACGCCTGTGGGTAAAACGCAGGCAATAAAAAGCCCGTCATGTGGACGGGCTTTCGGTGTGACGAGGCTGTGATCAGTGCGTGCGGGCGACCGCAAACTCACTCAGCTCGACCAGTGCGTCGCGGTATTCGCTGGCGGGCAAGGCGTCCAGGCAGGCGATGGCACGTGCCACATAGTCGCGTGCCAGTTGGGCGGTGTAGTCCAGCGATCCCGACTTCTCGACCGCATCGCGGATGCTTGCCAGATCTTCCAGACCGCCTTTCTGAATGGCCTGACGTACCAGCGCTGCTTGTTCCGGCGTGCCTTCGCGCATCGTGTAGATCAGCGGAAGCGTAGGTTTGCCTTCAGCAAGGTCGTCACCGATGTTTTTGCCCATGGTTTCCGCGTCGCCACGGTAATCGAGCAGATCGTCCACCAACTGGAATGCGATGCCGAGGTGATCGCCAAAGGTGCGCAGTGCTTCGCTCTGCTCAGGGCTCGCCTTGGCCAGGGCGGCAGCACTGTGCGTCGAGGCTTCGAACAGCATGGCTGTCTTGCCGCGAATCACTTCCATGTAGGTTTCTTCAGTGGTGCTGGCGTCACGAATCTTCGACAACTGCAGGACTTCGCCTTCGGCGATGACGCGGGTGGCCTTGGACAGGATCTGCATGACCGGCATCGAACCGAGCTCGACCATCATTTCGAACGAGCGCGAATAAAGGAAGTCGCCGACCAGCACGCTCGGGGCGTTGCCCCACATGGCGTTCGCGGTCGAGCGGCCACGACGCATGCCGGACATGTCGACCACGTCGTCGTGCAGCAGGGTCGCGGTGTGCAGGAATTCAATGGTGGCGGCCAGCAGACGCAGGTCATCACCGCCGCTGCCCAGTGCCTTGCCGCACAGGAGCACCAGCAATGGACGCAGGCGTTTGCCACCGGCGGAAGTAATGTAGTCGCCGATTTTCGAGACCAGCGGCACGCGCGATGTCAGCTGCTTCTTGATAATGTGGTCGACGGCTGTAAAGTCGTCCGCCACAGCGCGGTAGAAGGCTTGGGGTTGCATCAGCGAGACGTGCTCCAGAAGGGTTGCGCGGCATGCTAGGTTGCAGGCCCCACCCTGTCAAGGCGTGACGTAACGCCGCTTGCAAGGCGTTCGCGGCTTGCGTACAATCGCGCACCCTAACTTTCCTGGGCAGCACCTGCCTTACGCAATTGCACATGGGCCTTTCCAGCCCCGTGCAGCCATGCCAGCCAATACCTCTTCCTATAAAGAGCTGGGTGAGCAGGATTTTCGGAGAAATACCATGTCTTATGCAGTAATCGTTACTGGCGGCAAGCAATACAAAGTCGCCCCAGGTGAATACCTGAAGATCGAAAAGCTGGAAGTCGCTACTGGCGAATCCGTTACTTTTGATCGCGTTCTGTTGGTCGCCAATGGCGACGACGTGAACATCGGCGCTCCAGTTGTTGCCGGCGCTACCGTTGTGGCTGAAGTGATCTCCCAAGGTCGTCACGATAAAGTCCGCATCATCAAGTTCCGTCGCCGTAAGCACCACATGAAGCGTATGGGCCACCGCCAGTGGTACACCGAGATCAAAATCACCGGTATTCAGGCTTAATTTCAGCCTAATTCCTCACTAGGAGAATTGAACTCATGGCACACAAAAAAGCTGGTGGTAGTACTCGTAACGGTCGCGACTCAGAAGCCAAACGCCTTGGCGTGAAGATGTATGGCGGCCAGGTCATCGTTCCGGGCAACATCATCGTGCGTCAGCGCGGCACCCAATTCCACGCTGGCTACGGCGTTGGCATGGGCAAAGATCACACTCTGTTCGCTAAAGTCGAAGGCGTGATCAAGTTCCAGGTTAAAGGCGCCTTCGGTCGTCGTTATGTAAGCATCGTGCCGAAAGCAGAAGTCGCGGCGTGATCTTGCGTTCAGGTTGTGTGAAGGCGTAGCGAAAGCAACGGCCTGCACACTGCCTGAGCTGAAAAGCCCTGTCGTTGACAGGGCTTTTTCGTTTGTAAAAGGTCTGGTTTTGGTGAGTCTCTTGCAAAGCTGTTTGTGTGGGCCGTTGTGGTGTGTAGTCGCTGGTTTTTGATCGGTATCGCAACGCTCATCTTTGCAAGAGCCTTATGAATTTATGTTGTTTGCTCGTCTTTGTGACGGGAGGCGTGCGTTATGAAATTTGTTGATGAAGTATCCATTCGGGTGAAGGCCGGTGACGGCGGCAACGGTTGCATGAGCTTCCGTCGCGAAAAATTCATCGAAAACGGTGGTCCCAACGGTGGTGATGGTGGCGACGGCGGCTCGATCTACATGATCGCCGATGAAAACCTCAACACGCTGGTCGACTACCGCTATACCCGTCACTTCGACGCCGAGCGCGGTTCCAACGGTGGCAGCACCGATTGCACGGGTCGCAAGGGTGAAGATCTGGTGTTGCGCGTACCGGTCGGTACCACGGTGATCGATGCCAGCACTCAGGAAATCATCGGCGACCTGACCAAGGCGGGTCAGCGCTTGCTGGTGGCTCACGGCGGTTGGCACGGCCTGGGGAACACCCGTTTCAAATCCAGTACCAACCGTGCGCCGCGTCAAACCACGCCGGGTAAACCGGGCGAGCAGCGTGATCTGAAGCTGGAGCTCAAAGTGCTGGCTGACGTCGGTCTGCTGGGCTTGCCAAATGCGGGCAAGAGCACCTTCATTCGTTCGGTGTCGGCCGCCAAGCCAAAAGTTGCCGACTACCCGTTCACCACCCTGGTGCCTAACCTGGGCGTGGTGAGTGTTGATCGCTGGAAAAGCTTCGTCATTGCCGACATTCCGGGCTTGATCGAAGGTGCGTCTGACGGTGCGGGTCTTGGTATCCGTTTCCTCAAGCACCTGGCGCGTACGCGTCTGTTGCTGCACCTCGTCGACATGGCGCCGCTGGATGAAAGCAGTGCGCCGGATGCAGCTGAGGTCATCGTCAATGAGTTGATCAAGTTCAGCCCTGCGCTGGCGGATCGTGATCGCTGGCTGGTGCTGAACAAGTGCGATCAGATCCTCGAAGAAGAGCATGAAGAGCGCAAGCAGGAGATCATCGATCGCCTGGGTTGGACCGGCCCTGTCTACGTGATCTCGGCTATCGCCAAAGAAGGCACTGAGCAGCTGAGCCGCGACATCATGCGCTATCTGGAAGATCGTGCCGATCGTCTGGCGAGCGACCCGGCGTACGCCGAAGAGCTGGCCGAACTGGATCAGCGTATCGAAGACGAAGCGCGTGCCCAGTTGCAGGCACTGGACGATCAGCGTGCCCTGCGTCGCAGTGGTGTGAAGAGCGTGCATGACATCGGTGATGACGATGATTGGGATGAAGATGATGTGGACGATGAAGATGGTCCGGAAATCATTTACGTCCGTGAGTGATCGACTGAAGTAAACTACAACGCCGCTAAATTAGCGGCGTTTTAGTATCTTGAATGTGTACCTCTGGCTTAAGGTTGAAAGATCATGCGGAGCAAGGTGACAGGTGCCCAGCGTTGGGTTGTGAAGATCGGAAGTGCGCTGCTGACGGCGGATGGCAAGGGTCTCGATCGCAACGCAATGGGTGTTTGGGTCGAGCAGATGGTGGCGCTGCATGAGGCAGGCGTCGAACTGGTTCTGGTTTCTTCCGGCGCAGTGGCTGCCGGCATGAGTCGCCTGGGCTGGGCTGTACGACCGAGTGCCATGCATGAGCTTCAAGCGGCGGCAGCGATTGGTCAGATGGGCTTGGTACAGGCCTGGGAATCCAGTTTTGCGGAGCACGATCGCCACACGGCGCAGATTCTACTGACCCATGACGACCTGTCCGACCGCAAACGCTACCTGAACGCTCGCAGCACGTTGCGTACCCTTGTTGATCTCGGTGTGGTCCCGGTCATCAACGAAAACGATACCGTCGTCACCGACGAAATCCGTTTCGGCGATAACGATACCCTGGCGGCGCTGGTGGCAAACCTCGTTGAGGCTGATCTGCTGGTCATCCTCACTGATCGCGACGGCATGTTCGATGCTGATCCGCGTAATAACCCTGAAGCCCAATTGATCTACGAAGCCCGTGCTGACGATCCGGCGCTGGACGCTGTGGCGGGTGGCACCGGGGGTGCGTTGGGTCGTGGTGGTATGCAGACCAAGTTGCGTGCGGCACGCCTGGCAGCGCGTTCCGGCGCGCATACCGTCATTGTGGGTGGTCGTATCGAGCGTGTGCTGGCGCGTCTTAAGGCGGGTGAGCGGCTGGGTACGTTGCTGTCGCCTGAGCGCGGCATGCTGGCGGCACGCAAGCAATGGCTGGCGGGGCACCTGCAGACGCGCGGCACACTCGTGCTGGACGACGGTGCGGTGAAGGCGCTGACCGAGAGCAACAAGAGCCTGTTGCCGGTCGGTGTGAAGCTGGTTCAGGGCAGCTTCCGTCGCGGCGAGATGGTGGTGTGTGTCGCGGCGAACGGTCGCGAAGTTGCGCGAGGTCTTAGCAACTACAGTGCACTTGAGGCGCAGAAAATCATTGGCCAGCCATCCGACGCCATCGTGAAGGAGTTGGGTTACATGGCTGAGCCTGAGTTGGTTCATCGCGACAACCTCATCCTGGTCTGACGTCAGGCGGGGTCGGTTTTTTTCTTATAAGGAAGCACACATGCGCGTTCTGAAAGGAATTCTGGGTGCGGCGTTGATGCTGCCCCTGCTGGTTTCGGCTGAAGAGATCGGCCAGGTGTCGACGGTATTCAAATTCGTCGGTCCCAATGACCGGATCGTCGTTGAGGCGTTCGATGATCCCAAGGTGGACGGCGTTACCTGCTACCTGTCGCGGGCCAAGACCGGTGGCGTGAAGGGTGGGCTGGGTCTGGCTGAGGATCGTGCCGAGGCGTCCATTGCGTGCCGTCAGGTGGGGCCGATCCACTTCAAGGAGCAGTTGAAGGACGGCGATGAAGTGTTCAAGGAGCGAACTTCGTTGGTGTTCAAGACCATGCAGGTGGTTCGCTTCCTGGACAAGAAGCGCAATACGCTGGTGTATCTGGTCTACAGCGATCGCGTCATCGAAGGCAGTCCGCAGAATGCGGTAACAGCTATCCCGATTCTGCCGTGGGCGCCAGCACCTTCTCCTGGTCCTTGATGGGGTGTTGTTGTGGAAGGGGTCGGCTTGGAATCGTTACGCTGATCCCCTTCGGGCATTTCCTGAGCAGGTGTGCTTATGCATTTGCTGCATCGTGCCATGGCCTGATGGATCGCAATGGCAGGAATCGCAGGCAATAAAAAACCGACCCTGGGGTCGGTTTTTTAACAAGCGGGTCGCTTAGGCAGCAGCAGCAAGGTTCAGAGCCTTGATGTGGCCATTCAGGCGGCCTTTATGGCGAGCAGCTTTGTTCTTGTGGATGATGCCTTTATCGGCCATACGGTCGATAACTGGCACGGCCAGAACATAAGCAGCTTGCGCTTTTTCAGCGTCTTTTGCGTCGATGGCTTTCACTACGTTCTTGATGTAGGTACGAACCATGGAACGCAGGCTGGCGTTGTGGCTGCGACGCTTCTCAGCCTGTTTTGCACGTTTTTTGGCGGAAGGTGAGTTGGCCACCGTCGAGCTCCTCGAAAGACTTGGGAAATAGCTAACAAAATAGGCCGCGAATCATGCCGATGAGTTTGACGCTTGTCAAGGGCAGTTGATGCGTTCCGCTGAGTGGTCGCTGTGTGATGCCGAGGTTATTTCATTCCGGCGTGCGACCTGTAAACTCGCGGGTTTTGGCTCTGAGCTGTTTTGCGGCGCGGAGTATCGCATAAATGGATCGCGCTTTGGCGCTTCCTTTGGTCGGGCGCACAAACTTTAGATGAACCTACTTAAATCGCTTGCCGCCGTCAGCTCTATCACCATGCTTTCGCGGGTCCTGGGTTTTATCCGTGACACCATCATCGCCCGCGCATTTGGCGCCGGAATGGCAACGGATGCCTTCTTCATTGCATTCAAACTGCCCAACCTGTTGCGACGAATCTTCGCAGAAGGCGCATTTTCTCAGGCCTTCGTGCCGATCCTTGCCGAGTATAAAAGCCAGCAAGGGGAGGAGGCGACCCGCACCTTTGTCGCTTATGTCACCGGCCTGCTGACGCTGGCGTTGGCGCTGGTCACTGTCCTGGGCATCCTTTTCGCGCCGTGGGTGATCTGGGCCACGGCCCCGGGCTTCGCCGATACGCCGGAAAAATTCCAGCTGACCTCCGACCTGCTACGGGTGACCTTTCCTTATATATTGCTGATTTCGCTGTCCTCGCTGGCCGGCGCCATCCTCAATACCTGGAACCGTTTCTCCGTGCCGGCCTTCGTGCCGACGCTGCTTAACCTCGCGATGATCTTTTTCGCGCTGTTTCTCACGCCTTATTTCCACCCGCCCGTCATGGCGCTGGGTTGGGCCGTGCTGGCAGGCGGGCTGCTTCAATTGCTGTATCAACTGCCGCACCTGAAGAAGATCGGCATGCTGGTGCTGCCACGTCTGAATCTGCGGGACACCGGCGTCTGGCGCGTGATGAGGCAGATGCTGCCCGCCATGCTGGGCGTGTCGGTCAGTCAGATTTCCCTGATCATCAACACGATATTTGCTTCTTTTCTGGCGGCGGGCTCGGTGTCGTGGATGTACTACGCCGATCGGTTGATGGAACTGCCGTCGGGCGTACTCGGTGTCGCACTGGGGACGATCCTGCTGCCGATCCTGTCGAAAACCTACGCCAGCAAGGATCGACAAGAATACTCGCGGATTCTCGACTGGGGCCTGCGTCTCTGCTTTGTGCTGGTCCTGCCCTGCACATTGGCGCTCGGACTGCTGTCGGAGCCGCTGACAGTTTCTCTGTTTCAGTACGGCAAGTTCGATGCGAACGACGCCGTCAAGACTCAGGGCGCGTTGGTCGGCTATGCGGTGGGGTTATTGGGCATTATTGTCATCAAGGTGCTGGCGCCTGGCTTCTATGCGCAACAAAATATACGCACCCCGGTGAAAATCGCGGTGTTCACCCTCGTCGTGACTCAGCTGTTCAACGTGCTGTTCGTCTACGTCGTGCATCTGGCGCATGTGGGGCTGGCGCTGGCGATCAGCATGGGCGCCTGTCTGAATGCGCTGCTCCTGTTCTGGCAACTGCGCAAACAGGATCTTTATCAGCCGCAACCCGGCTGGCCGGTGTTTCTCATCAAGTTGCTGGTGTCTGTGGCGGTCATGTCGGGGGTGCTGTTGGGCCTGATGTATGTCATGCCGGCCTGGTCCGACGGTCAGATGCTTGAGCGCTTCATCAGACTCGGTGGTCTGGTGGCCGCGGGTGTGGTGACGTATTTCGGCATGTTGCTGTTGCTGGGTTTCCGCCTGAAGGATTTCGCTCGCAAGGCGATCATGTAGGATCAGTCGTCGGTTTTTGCCGGTTAACGCCGATTGTTGCGCTTTGCCTCACTGTGTCGCCTGTCGTTGACGGCGGTGTGTGGTTATAATCGGCCACTTTATGAGCAAGAAGCGCGTTATGCAGCTGGTTCGAGGCCTTCAAAATCTGCGCCCCCAGCATCGGGGCTGCGTCGCCACCATTGGCAATTTCGACGGTGTTCACCGTGGTCACCAGGCTATCCTGGCGCGACTGCGTGAGCGTGCCGTTGAGCTGGGCCTGCCCAGTTGCGTGGTGATTTTCGAACCGCAGCCGCGCGAGTTCTTTGCCCCCGAGACCGCTCCGCCCCGGCTTGCACGTCTGCGCGACAAGCTTGATCTGCTGGCCGCCGAAGGGATTGACCTGGTGCTCTGCCTGGCGTTTAACCAGCGTCTGAGCAAGCTGAGCGCCGCGGAGTTCGTCGACACCGTGTTGATCGACGGGCTTGGCGTCAAGCACCTTGAGGTCGGTGACGACTTCCGATTCGGATGTGACCGGATTGGCGACTTTGACTTTCTTCAAAAGGTCGGCGCAGAAAAAGGATTCTCGGTAGAAGCCGCGCAGACCGTCGAGATCGACGGCGTACGCGTCAGCAGCACCAAGGTGCGCGATGCCCTGGCCAACGGTGACTTTGCGCTGGCCGAGCTCTTGCTGGGGCGGCCGTTCGCGATTTCCGGGCGTGTTCTGCATGGCCAGAAGCTGGCCCGTCAGCTGGGTACGCCCACCGCCAACGTGCAACTCAAACGTCGTCGCGTGCCATTGACCGGTGTCTATCTGGTCAGTGCCGAGATCGACGGCAAGGTCTGGCCAGGCGTCGCCAACATCGGCGTACGACCGACCGTGGCGGGCGATGGACGTCCGCACCTTGAGATTCACCTTCTGGATTTTGCCGGCGATATCTATGGCCGGCGTTTGACGGTGGTATTCCACCAAAAGCTGCGTGATGAGCAGCGTTTCGCCTCTCTGGAGGCGCTTAAGACGGCGATCGATGCGGATGTCGCTGCCGCCCGTGCCCATTGGGGCATGGTCAACCGCTAACTTAGAGCCTGAAATGACCGACTACAAAGCCACGCTTAATCTTCCGGACACCGCCTTCCCGATGAAGGCCGGCCTGCCCCAGCGCGAGCCGCAAACTCTGCAGCGCTGGGACAGCATTGGCCTGTACCAGAAGCTGCGCGAAATTGGCAAGGATCGTCCAAAGTTCGTCCTGCACGACGGTCCTCCGTACGCCAACGGCAATATTCACATCGGTCATGCGGTCAACAAGATTCTCAAGGACATGATCGTCCGTTCGAAGACCCTGTCGGGCTTCGACGCGCCTTATGTTCCTGGCTGGGACTGCCACGGTCTGCCGATCGAGCACAAAGTCGAGGTCACCCACGGCAAGAACCTGCCTGCGGACAAGACTCGTGAGCTGTGCCGGGCCTATGCGGCCGAGCAAATCGAAGGCCAGAAAGCCGAATTCATTCGTCTGGGCGTGCTGGGCGACTGGGCCAATCCGTACCGGACCATGGACTTCGCCAACGAAGCCGGAGAAATTCGCGCGCTGGCGGAAATGGTCAAGAACGGTTTCGTGTTCAAAGGCCTGAAGCCGGTCAACTGGTGTTTCGATTGCGGCTCGGCGCTGGCTGAAGCGGAAGTCGAGTACCAGGACAAGAAGTCGTCGACCATTGACGTCGCATTCCCGGTGGCTGACGCCGACAAACTGGCCGCAGCCTTTGGCCTGTCGAGCCTGAGCAAGCCTGCCGCGATCGTGATCTGGACCACCACCCCGTGGACCATCCCGGCGAACCAGGCGCTCAACGTTCACCCGGAATTCAACTACGCGCTGGTGGACACTGGCGACCGGCTGCTGGTCCTCGCCGAAGAGCTGGTCGAGGCATGCCTCAAGCGCTGGAACCTCGAAGGTTCGGTGCTGGCTACCGCGCCGGGTTCGGCGCTTGAGCGGGTCAACTTCCGTCACCCGTTCTACGACCGTCTGTCGCCGGTCTATCTGGCCGAGTACGTCGAGCTGGGCGCCGGTACGGGCGTGGTTCACTCCGCGCCGGCCTATGGCGAAGACGACTTCGTGACCTGCAAGCGCTATGGCATGGTCAACGACGACATCCTGACCCCGGTTCAGAGCAACGGCGTGTACGCCCAGTCGCTGGAGTTCTTTGGCGGCCAGTTCATCTGGAAAGCCAACCCGGCCATCGTCGACAAGCTGCAGGAAGTCGGTGCGCTGCTGCACACCGAAACCATCACCCACAGCTACATGCACTGCTGGCGTCACAAGACGCCGCTGATCTACCGCGCCACGGCGCAGTGGTTCGTGGGCATGGACAAGCAGCCAACCGCTGGCGATACCCTGCGCAACCGCGCGGTCAAAGCCATTGAAGACACCAAATTCGTACCGTCCTGGGGCCAGGCGCGTCTGCACTCGATGATCGCCAACCGTCCCGACTGGTGCATCTCCCGTCAGCGTAACTGGGGCGTGCCGATCCCGTTCTTCCTGAACAAGGAAAGCGGTGAGCTGCACCCACGCACCGTCGAGCTGATGGAAGAAGTTGCACTGCGCGTCGAGAAAGAAGGCATCGAAGCCTGGTTCAAGATGGACGCGGCCGAACTATTGGGCGACGAAGCGCCGCAGTACGACAAGATCTCCGACACGCTGGACGTCTGGTTCGACTCGGGCACCACGCATTGGCACGTGCTGCGCGGCTCTCACCCGATGGGCCATGAAACCGGTCCGCGCGCCGACCTGTATCTGGAAGGCTCCGACCAGCACCGTGGCTGGTTCCACTCCTCGCTGCTGACCGGCTGCGCGATCGATAATCACGCGCCGTACCGCGAACTGCTCACCCACGGCTTCACCGTGGACGAGAACGGCCGCAAGATGTCCAAGTCGCTGGGCAACGTCATCGCGCCGCAAAAGGTCAACGACACCCTGGGCGCCGACATCATGCGTCTGTGGGTTTCGGCCACCGATTACTCGGGCGAGATGGCCGTTTCGGAAACCATCCTGCAGCGCAGCGCCGATGCTTATCGCCGTATCCGTAACACCGCGCGCTTCCTGCTTTCCAACCTGAGCGGCTTTAACCCGGCCACCGACATCCTGCCCGCTGATGAGATGCTGGCACTGGACCGTTGGGCCGTGGATCGCGCACTGTTGCTGCAGCGCGAGCTGGAAGAGCATTACGGCGAGTACCGCTTCTGGAACGTCTACTCCAAAGTGCACAACTTCTGCGTGCAGGAGCTGGGCGGTTTCTACCTGGACATCATCAAGGATCGCCAGTACACCACGGGCGCCAACAGCAAGGCACGCCGTTCCTGTCAGACCGCATTGTTCCACATCTCCGAAGCGCTGGTTCGCTGGATCGCGCCGATCCTGGCGTTCACGGCCGACGAGCTGTGGCAGTACATGCCAGGCGAGCGTAACGAGTCGGTGATGCTCAATACCTGGTACGAAGGCCTGAGCGAACTGCCGGAAGGCTTCGAGCTCGACCGCGCCTATTGGGAGCGGATCATGGCGGTCAAGACCGCCGTCAACAAGGAACTGGAGAACCAGCGTGCGGCGAAAGCCATCGGTGGCAACCTGCAGGCCGAAGTGACGCTCTACGCCGAAGACGATCTGACCGGCGACCTGAACAAGCTCGGCGATGAGCTCCGTTTCGTACTGATCACGTCCAAAGCCGGTCTGGCACCCTTCGCCAGTGCGCCTGCCGACGCTGTGGTCACCGAAGTCGCGGGCCTGAAGCTGAAAGTGGTCAAGTCCGGCTACACCAAGTGCGCACGTTGCTGGCACTTCCGTGAAGACGTCGGCGTGCACGCCGAGCATCCGGAAATCTGCGGTCGTTGTGTCGACAACATCAGCGGCGCGGGCGAGGTTCGTCACTATGCCTAATGCGTCGGCTGGCCGTATGGGCCGTCTTGGCTGGCTGTGGTTGAGCGTGCTGGTCGTGGTCATTGACCAGGCCAGCAAGTTCTACTTCGAGAACGCGTTGAGCCTGTATCAACAGATCGTGGTCATCCCCAGCTACTTCAGCTGGACGCTGGCTTACAACACCGGGGCAGCGTTCAGCTTCCTGGCTGACAGCTCCGGCTGGCAGCGCTGGCTGTTTGCGCTGATTGCCGTGGTGGTCAGTGCGGTGCTGGTGATCTGGCTCAAGCGCCTGGGGCGTAACGAGACCTGGTTGGCGATCGCTCTGGCACTTGTGCTGGGCGGCGCGCTGGGTAATCTCTACGACCGCATCGCGATTGGCCACGTCATCGACTTTATCCTGGTGCACTGGGACACTCGCTGGTACTTCCCGGCGTTCAATTTTGCCGACAGTGCGATCACTGTAGGCGCGATCATGCTTGCGCTGGATATGTTCAAGAGCAAGAAAACCGGAGAACCCGTTCATGACTGAACAGTCGATGACCGAACACGCTACACAGGAAACACGTATCGGTCAGAACACGGAAGTCACCCTGCATTTCGCGTTGCATCTGGAGAACGGCGACACCGTCGACAGCACGTTCGATAAAACCCCGGCGACCTTCAAGGTCGGCGACGGCAGTTTGTTGCCAGGTTTTGAAGCGCTGATTTTCGGCTTCAAGGCAGGCGACAAGCGCACCCTCCAGGTACCGCCGGAAAATGCGTTTGGTCAGCCCAACCCGCAGAACGTGCAGATCATGCCGCGCTCGCAGTTCCAGAATATGGAGCTGGCTGAGGGCCTGCTGGTGATCTTCAACGATGCGGCCAATACTGAGCTGCCAGGTGTGGTGAAAGCGTTTGACGACGATCAGGTGACCGTCGATTTCAACCACCCGTTGTCCGGCAAAACGTTGACCTTCGAAGTGGAAATCTTCGAGGTGAAGGCGCTCTGATCAGTCAGATCGCCTGTGGCCCCGACATGGCTCGGGGCCTTTTCGTTTTTATGTTTCATTGCGCGTAGATACGAGGCACATCATGCAAATCAAACTCGCCAACCCACGTGGCTTCTGTGCCGGGGTGGACCGTGCGATCGAAATCGTCAATCGCGCGCTGGAAGTGTTTGGCCCGCCGATCTACGTGCGCCATGAAGTGGTTCATAACAAATTTGTCGTCGAAGACCTGCGCAGTCGCGGTGCGATCTTCGTCGAAGAACTGGATCAGGTGCCCGACGACGTCATCGTCATCTTCAGTGCTCACGGCGTTTCCCAAGCAGTGCGTACCGAAGCCGCGGGTCGCGGTTTGAAGGTGTTCGACGCGACCTGCCCGCTGGTGACCAAGGTCCATATCGAAGTTGCGCGTTACAGCCGCGACGGGCGCGAATGCATCCTGATCGGCCATGAGGGCCATCCGGAAGTCGAAGGCACGATGGGCCAGTACGACGGCAGCAATGGCGGCGCCATCTATCTGGTCGAAGACGAGGAGGACGTCGCCAGGTTGCAGGTTCAGAACCCGGAAAAACTGGCGTTCGTGACGCAGACGACCTTGTCCATGGACGACACCAGCCGGGTGATCGACGCCTTGCGTTCGCGCTTCCCTGCCATCGGTGGGCCTCGCAAGGACGACATCTGCTACGCGACCCAAAACCGTCAGGACGCCGTCAAGCAACTGGCCGACGAGTGCGATGTGGTGCTGGTCGTGGGCAGCCCGAACAGCTCGAACTCCAATCGTCTGCGTGAGTTGGCTGAGCGCATGGCGACGCCGGCCTATCTGATCGACGGCGCCGAAGACATGCAGCGCAGCTGGTTCGACGGTGTCGAGCGAATTGGCATCACTGCGGGTGCTTCGGCGCCGGAAGTCCTGGTTCGGGGCGTGATTCAGCAGTTGCAGGCGTGGGGCGCTATCGGCGCCGACGAGCTGGCGGGTCGGGAAGAAAACATCACCTTTTCGATGCCCAAGGAACTGCGCGTCAAGCAGGTTGAATAAACCGTCTCACGCGCACGGTTCCGTGCCGAAGCCTTCGCTTCGAAGGCTGACGCGTCCCGTGAC
Proteins encoded:
- the murJ gene encoding murein biosynthesis integral membrane protein MurJ; the protein is MNLLKSLAAVSSITMLSRVLGFIRDTIIARAFGAGMATDAFFIAFKLPNLLRRIFAEGAFSQAFVPILAEYKSQQGEEATRTFVAYVTGLLTLALALVTVLGILFAPWVIWATAPGFADTPEKFQLTSDLLRVTFPYILLISLSSLAGAILNTWNRFSVPAFVPTLLNLAMIFFALFLTPYFHPPVMALGWAVLAGGLLQLLYQLPHLKKIGMLVLPRLNLRDTGVWRVMRQMLPAMLGVSVSQISLIINTIFASFLAAGSVSWMYYADRLMELPSGVLGVALGTILLPILSKTYASKDRQEYSRILDWGLRLCFVLVLPCTLALGLLSEPLTVSLFQYGKFDANDAVKTQGALVGYAVGLLGIIVIKVLAPGFYAQQNIRTPVKIAVFTLVVTQLFNVLFVYVVHLAHVGLALAISMGACLNALLLFWQLRKQDLYQPQPGWPVFLIKLLVSVAVMSGVLLGLMYVMPAWSDGQMLERFIRLGGLVAAGVVTYFGMLLLLGFRLKDFARKAIM
- the ribF gene encoding bifunctional riboflavin kinase/FAD synthetase, with product MQLVRGLQNLRPQHRGCVATIGNFDGVHRGHQAILARLRERAVELGLPSCVVIFEPQPREFFAPETAPPRLARLRDKLDLLAAEGIDLVLCLAFNQRLSKLSAAEFVDTVLIDGLGVKHLEVGDDFRFGCDRIGDFDFLQKVGAEKGFSVEAAQTVEIDGVRVSSTKVRDALANGDFALAELLLGRPFAISGRVLHGQKLARQLGTPTANVQLKRRRVPLTGVYLVSAEIDGKVWPGVANIGVRPTVAGDGRPHLEIHLLDFAGDIYGRRLTVVFHQKLRDEQRFASLEALKTAIDADVAAARAHWGMVNR
- the ileS gene encoding isoleucine--tRNA ligase, with the translated sequence MTDYKATLNLPDTAFPMKAGLPQREPQTLQRWDSIGLYQKLREIGKDRPKFVLHDGPPYANGNIHIGHAVNKILKDMIVRSKTLSGFDAPYVPGWDCHGLPIEHKVEVTHGKNLPADKTRELCRAYAAEQIEGQKAEFIRLGVLGDWANPYRTMDFANEAGEIRALAEMVKNGFVFKGLKPVNWCFDCGSALAEAEVEYQDKKSSTIDVAFPVADADKLAAAFGLSSLSKPAAIVIWTTTPWTIPANQALNVHPEFNYALVDTGDRLLVLAEELVEACLKRWNLEGSVLATAPGSALERVNFRHPFYDRLSPVYLAEYVELGAGTGVVHSAPAYGEDDFVTCKRYGMVNDDILTPVQSNGVYAQSLEFFGGQFIWKANPAIVDKLQEVGALLHTETITHSYMHCWRHKTPLIYRATAQWFVGMDKQPTAGDTLRNRAVKAIEDTKFVPSWGQARLHSMIANRPDWCISRQRNWGVPIPFFLNKESGELHPRTVELMEEVALRVEKEGIEAWFKMDAAELLGDEAPQYDKISDTLDVWFDSGTTHWHVLRGSHPMGHETGPRADLYLEGSDQHRGWFHSSLLTGCAIDNHAPYRELLTHGFTVDENGRKMSKSLGNVIAPQKVNDTLGADIMRLWVSATDYSGEMAVSETILQRSADAYRRIRNTARFLLSNLSGFNPATDILPADEMLALDRWAVDRALLLQRELEEHYGEYRFWNVYSKVHNFCVQELGGFYLDIIKDRQYTTGANSKARRSCQTALFHISEALVRWIAPILAFTADELWQYMPGERNESVMLNTWYEGLSELPEGFELDRAYWERIMAVKTAVNKELENQRAAKAIGGNLQAEVTLYAEDDLTGDLNKLGDELRFVLITSKAGLAPFASAPADAVVTEVAGLKLKVVKSGYTKCARCWHFREDVGVHAEHPEICGRCVDNISGAGEVRHYA
- the lspA gene encoding signal peptidase II — its product is MPNASAGRMGRLGWLWLSVLVVVIDQASKFYFENALSLYQQIVVIPSYFSWTLAYNTGAAFSFLADSSGWQRWLFALIAVVVSAVLVIWLKRLGRNETWLAIALALVLGGALGNLYDRIAIGHVIDFILVHWDTRWYFPAFNFADSAITVGAIMLALDMFKSKKTGEPVHD
- the fkpB gene encoding FKBP-type peptidyl-prolyl cis-trans isomerase, with the protein product MTEQSMTEHATQETRIGQNTEVTLHFALHLENGDTVDSTFDKTPATFKVGDGSLLPGFEALIFGFKAGDKRTLQVPPENAFGQPNPQNVQIMPRSQFQNMELAEGLLVIFNDAANTELPGVVKAFDDDQVTVDFNHPLSGKTLTFEVEIFEVKAL